Sequence from the Verrucomicrobiota bacterium genome:
TCAAAAGCCACCACCTCGCGATTCTCAAAATCTTCCGGGTACAATTCCTGCAGCCATTCCTCGCGCACCGCGGTAGCGAAAGAGAGCAGCACCAGCAATTCATCGTTGCGTCCCTGGATTTCGCGGATCTCGGCGGCAACAAACAGGGGGCTCTTCTGTACCACGCTTTCACGGGCAAGCACGCCGTGCCGGCGATGCACCAGGTCGCATCGCAACGTGCCCGCATCGAGCCGGCGCGCCAGGTGATCGGAAAAACCTGCCAGCAGGCATTTGCCGAGCGCCTCGGCGTCAAATGCTTCCAACGGCCGTCCGATCCGAAGCTCCTCAATTTCCGCCAGGTCCAGAAACTGGTGATAAAGTTGTTTCACCTGCTGGGCAACCGCGTAGCGGATCCCGAGGCGACGGGCCTCATCGGCCCCCTGTTTGAGCGCGAACTGCCAGGCGCGGATCAGCACGAAAAAGTCGGACTCAGCTTCATCGGCGAACAGGAGTTCGCGATCGTGGTCCATCTGGCCGTTATCAGTTTTTTTGAGTAGGTAACGCTCCTGGGTCAGCGCGGCGATCAGCGCCACGGCGCGCACACAGTCAAGTTCGTCGGCCATGATCAACATCCGGGCGTACCGCGGATGCACCGGAAACGAAAGCATGCGCCGGCCCAATGGGGTGATGTCTCCGCCGTGGCGGTGAAGGGCCCCCAGGTCCTGCAGGAGGTCAAGGGCTCGTTCCAACGAGCGCGGGTCCGGCGCCTCGATCCAGCCGAAATGCTCGATGTCCTTCACCCCGCCGGCCTTGAGGTTCAGCACCACTTCGGCCAGGTCAAGCCGCTTGATTTCGGGTAAATCCTGAGGGCGCCGGTTAAGGTGATCGCGTTCGGACCACAGCCGGACGCAGCGGCCCGGAGCAGTGCGGCCTGCACGTCCGGCGCGTTGATCCGCCGAGGCATGGCTGATCTTCTCGGTGATCAGGGTATTGATGCCGCGGTGCGCGTCGTACTTCGCGATTTTGGCCAGGCCGCTGTCGATGACAAGGGTGATTCCGTCGATGGTCAGCGAAGTCTCGGCGACGTTCGTCGAAACCACCACCTTGCGTCCGTCGTAACGGGCGACGGCCGCGTCCTGGGCCCTGTGCGAGAGGTCGCCGTGCAGCGGCAGGACGATACCGTCGAACTTCGACCGCTTGACCTCTTCGATCGTGCGCGCAATTTCGTAGGCGCCCGGCATGAAAATCAGCACGTCGCCGCCGTCGTTTTCCGCTTGGGAGAGGGCATCTGCCGCCAGTTCC
This genomic interval carries:
- the hrpB gene encoding ATP-dependent helicase HrpB codes for the protein MARVVERSLPIFELEPALVAALKRSNRLILQAPTGSGKSTQVPQMILDYGLAGEGQIVVLQPRRLPTRMLAARVAQERGAELGREVGYQIRLDNVTSDRTRIRFVTEGILLRQMVSDPDLEGVDVIIFDEFHERHLYGDIALARAVEIQQAHRPDLKLVVMSATLDTDLLQAYLSPCELLTSAGRTFPVEIEYLKRQVVDEPPWELAADALSQAENDGGDVLIFMPGAYEIARTIEEVKRSKFDGIVLPLHGDLSHRAQDAAVARYDGRKVVVSTNVAETSLTIDGITLVIDSGLAKIAKYDAHRGINTLITEKISHASADQRAGRAGRTAPGRCVRLWSERDHLNRRPQDLPEIKRLDLAEVVLNLKAGGVKDIEHFGWIEAPDPRSLERALDLLQDLGALHRHGGDITPLGRRMLSFPVHPRYARMLIMADELDCVRAVALIAALTQERYLLKKTDNGQMDHDRELLFADEAESDFFVLIRAWQFALKQGADEARRLGIRYAVAQQVKQLYHQFLDLAEIEELRIGRPLEAFDAEALGKCLLAGFSDHLARRLDAGTLRCDLVHRRHGVLARESVVQKSPLFVAAEIREIQGRNDELLVLLSFATAVREEWLQELYPEDFENREVVAFDPANRRVIGRREQVFRDLVLHVTKGEPASADAAAEVLAQEVLDGRCTLVHWNHEVEQWIARLNCLAGWYPELGLHRIDAEARRYLITQICYGATSYREIKERAVWPVLRTWLSAPQLQALNQLAPERFELPNGRRPKLTYTEGQSPVLAARIQDLYGINSTLHICANRVPVLIHVLAPNHRPMQITQNLSTFWSEVYPKIKPELQRKYPKHEWR